The Deltaproteobacteria bacterium genome includes a window with the following:
- a CDS encoding ABC transporter permease, which produces MKPPRFFKIDMVLAMVGYLFLWGPIIVLCIFAFNTSPFGVKWESLTLKWFRELFHTPALLQSVLRSLLIASVTTVVATIIGTIAGYGLYKYKFTGRRVLRISILLPITIPYVIMAGALLVYFTKIAHIPLGYLAIIIAHISFSAPLAVFVTLGRMQRIDWSLEEASTDLGADRLTTWRKITIPLLLPAIFASATLIFPWSFNDFTVTYFVAGVGTTTLPLYLYSMLQYSLKPVIINAISLIFIITPTILIFLISFLQRQKQA; this is translated from the coding sequence ATGAAGCCTCCAAGATTTTTCAAGATAGATATGGTACTGGCTATGGTTGGCTATCTATTTCTATGGGGACCCATCATCGTTCTTTGCATTTTCGCCTTTAACACCAGTCCCTTTGGCGTGAAGTGGGAGTCGTTAACTCTAAAATGGTTCAGAGAGCTTTTTCATACTCCTGCTTTGTTGCAGTCAGTTCTAAGAAGTCTATTGATAGCCAGCGTAACAACTGTAGTAGCTACCATCATTGGGACAATAGCGGGGTATGGTTTATACAAGTATAAATTTACGGGGAGACGTGTTCTGAGAATATCTATCCTGCTGCCCATCACAATTCCTTATGTGATTATGGCAGGGGCTCTGCTCGTCTACTTTACCAAGATTGCCCATATTCCTCTCGGTTATCTGGCTATTATCATAGCCCATATCAGTTTCAGTGCACCACTGGCTGTATTTGTTACCCTGGGCAGGATGCAGAGAATAGACTGGAGTCTAGAGGAGGCGTCTACGGACCTGGGGGCGGATAGACTTACAACGTGGAGAAAGATAACAATACCTCTCCTGCTTCCAGCTATTTTCGCCTCGGCTACGCTTATCTTCCCATGGTCGTTTAACGATTTTACTGTGACCTATTTTGTTGCTGGGGTTGGTACTACCACGTTGCCACTCTATCTTTATTCAATGTTACAGTATTCTCTGAAACCTGTGATCATCAATGCGATCAGTCTAATTTTCATAATAACGCCAACCATCCTTATTTTCCTGATATCTTTTCTGCAGAGACAGAAACAAGCATAA